One Onthophagus taurus isolate NC chromosome 11, IU_Otau_3.0, whole genome shotgun sequence genomic window carries:
- the LOC111413422 gene encoding uncharacterized protein yields the protein MRFLLVCSLLFLGSLRAQENTGEEEESKDFRKLRDNGLLILTVLPKTQDLDNSADLKRVRRSSYGGGYGAAKGYGGGYGGGGGGGGGGGGGGFGGGFGGGVGGGVGGGSGFGSGLIGGLLGGLTGGGKGGLSGGGGLGGGGGLGVGGGLGAHGGGGLGSGGGLGSGGGLGSGGGGLGGHGSGGGLGSGGGLGSGGGHGGGLGSGGFGGAGGSGGGLGSGGYGGGIGGAGGSSGGLGGHGGGLGSGGGSGGGGDLGSGGNGGFGGGLGGSGGHGGGSGGAGGYGGGIGGAGGGGGLGSGGGLGSGGGVGGGGSGGFGGGLGGAGGSGGGHGGGLGGGGGLGSGGSGGFGGGLGGSGGGHGGGLGSGGGLGSGGSGSFGGSFGGAGGHGGGSGGAGGYGGGLGGAGGGGGLGSGGGLGGGGGLGGGGGHGGGGSGGFGGGGSGGFGGGLGGAGGHGGGGGGHGGGGGGHGGGGGGSGGYGGGGCCGGHKGGYGGGKGKGGAWATSSSSAGTFRK from the exons ATGCGTTTCTTGTTGGTGTGCAGTTTACTTTTCCTTGGCTCGCTACGAGCTCAAGAGAACACAGGCGAAGAGG aggaATCTAAAGATTTTCGAAAACTGCGAGATAAtggtttattaatattaacagtTTTACCAAAAACTCAAGATTTAGACAATTCCGCAGATTTGAAGAGGGTGAGAAGGTCGTCATATGGTGGTGGATATGGCGCAGCCAAAGGTTACGGAGGAGGATATGGTGGCGGTGGAGGAGGTGGCGGTGGCGGAGGTGGAGGTGGATTTGGAGGTGGATTTGGAGGAGGTGTTGGGGGAGGTGTTGGGGGAGGAAGTGGGTTTGGAAGTGGACTTATTGGAGGATTACTGGGAGGTTTAACAGGCGGTGGAAAAGGAGGTCTAAGCGGTGGGGGAGGTTtgggcggcggcggcggcctGGGCGTCGGCGGAGGTCTAGGCGCACATGGAGGTGGTGGATTAGGAAGTGGAGGTGGATTAGGAAGCGGAGGTGGATTAGGAAGCGGCGGTGGAGGTTTAGGCGGTCATGGAAGCGGTGGTGGATTAGGAAGTGGGGGTGGGTTAGGTAGTGGCGGTGGTCATGGAGGCGGTTTGGGCAGTGGTGGTTTTGGAGGTGCTGGAGGAAGCGGTGGTGGTCTTGGAAGTGGTGGTTATGGAGGAGGCATAGGAGGCGCTGGAGGAAGTAGTGGAGGCCTAGGAGGTCATGGGGGTGGATTGGGAAGTGGCGGCGGTTCAGGAGGTGGTGGTGATCTCGGAAGTGGGGGAAATGGTGGTTTCGGAGGAGGGCTTGGAGGATCTGGAGGTCATGGAGGAGGTTCTGGCGGTGCTGGAGGATATGGTGGAGGCATTGGTGGTGCTGGGGGAGGCGGTGGGTTAGGAAGCGGGGGTGGATTAGGAAGCGGTGGTGGCGTTGGAGGTGGGGGTAGTGGTGGTTTTGGAGGTGGCCTTGGAGGAGCTGGAGGAAGTGGTGGAGGTCATGGCGGTGGATTAGGAGGCGGTGGTGGTCTTGGAAGTGGCGGAAGTGGTGGTTTTGGAGGTGGCCTTGGAGGAAGTGGTGGAGGTCATGGTGGTGGATTAGGAAGCGGTGGTGGCCTTGGAAGTGGCGGAAGTGGTAGTTTTGGAGGAAGCTTTGGTGGAGCTGGAGGTCACGGAGGAGGTTCTGGCGGTGCTGGAGGATATGGAGGTGGCTTGGGTGGAGCTGGGGGAGGCGGCGGATTAGGTAGTGGGGGTGGATTGGGAGGTGGAGGTGGATTAGGTGGCGGTGGCGGCCATGGGGGAGGCGGAAGTGGTGGTTTTGGAGGTGGGGGTAGTGGAGGTTTCGGGGGAGGCCTTGGAGGTGCTGGAGGACATGGTGGTGGAGGCGGAGGACATGGTGGTGGAGGCGGAGGACATGGTGGTGGAGGCGGAGGAAGTGGTGGCTATGGAGGTGGTGGATGCTGCGGGGGACATAAAGGTGGATATGGGGGAGGGAAAGGAAAAGGTGGTGCTTGGGCAACATCATCGAGTTCAGCCGGAACATT cCGGAAATAA